A region of Corynebacterium glucuronolyticum DSM 44120 DNA encodes the following proteins:
- a CDS encoding DUF2550 family protein, which yields MMAIMCVFVIVILFLLWLRHNRIGQQVGFRRVGTDTNFRSGRIRYVDDTAGIFVFPSFTSEPYISLNRVTIDILDKKNDIYVIQSERMKLEMRLDRSEEMAFTSWLESAPSRRQQSVDKAGFRRFISRRAQ from the coding sequence ATGATGGCAATCATGTGTGTGTTCGTGATCGTGATTCTCTTTCTGCTGTGGCTACGTCACAACCGAATTGGTCAGCAAGTAGGATTCCGGCGCGTTGGTACAGACACGAATTTCCGCTCAGGGCGGATCAGGTACGTGGATGACACCGCCGGAATTTTTGTTTTTCCCTCTTTCACATCTGAACCGTATATTTCGCTGAACCGAGTGACCATCGACATCCTTGACAAGAAGAACGACATCTACGTTATCCAGAGCGAGCGAATGAAGCTGGAGATGCGCCTCGATCGAAGCGAGGAGATGGCGTTTACGTCCTGGTTAGAGTCCGCTCCTTCCCGGCGTCAACAGAGCGTGGACAAGGCCGGTTTCAGGCGATTCATTTCCCGACGCGCGCAGTAG
- the nucS gene encoding endonuclease NucS has translation MRLILTHCTVDYVGRLESHLEPADRLVIVKNDGSVSVHADDRAYKPLNWMSPPCSLQEMDIASEEGEDTGEKLWVVESKKGEQLRITLHEVYEDISRDLGVDPGLEKDGVEAHLQQLLAEHVETLGEGFSLVRREYPTPIGPVDLLCKDADGETVAVEVKRRGGIDGVEQLTRYVDLLNRDDLLSPVHGVFAAQQIKPQARTLAEDRGFRCVILDYQAMRGIPSDKLTLF, from the coding sequence ATGCGCCTTATTCTTACTCATTGCACAGTCGATTACGTCGGCCGGCTGGAAAGCCATTTGGAACCCGCTGACCGCCTCGTCATTGTGAAGAACGATGGTTCGGTTTCTGTTCACGCCGATGACCGAGCGTATAAGCCGTTGAACTGGATGAGTCCGCCCTGCAGCCTGCAGGAGATGGACATCGCCTCCGAAGAGGGGGAGGATACGGGGGAAAAACTGTGGGTAGTCGAGTCCAAAAAAGGCGAGCAGCTCCGAATTACCTTGCATGAAGTCTACGAGGACATTTCTCGTGACTTGGGCGTTGACCCGGGGCTTGAGAAGGACGGCGTGGAAGCCCACCTCCAGCAGCTTCTCGCAGAGCATGTAGAGACGCTCGGTGAAGGATTTAGCCTTGTCCGGCGTGAGTACCCAACACCAATCGGCCCCGTGGATCTCTTGTGCAAGGATGCGGACGGGGAAACTGTAGCCGTGGAAGTGAAGCGGCGGGGCGGAATCGATGGGGTGGAGCAACTGACCCGATATGTGGATCTGCTCAACAGAGATGACCTTTTGAGCCCCGTTCACGGGGTTTTCGCCGCCCAGCAGATAAAGCCGCAGGCCCGTACTCTCGCTGAGGATCGCGGTTTTCGCTGCGTTATCCTGGACTACCAGGCGATGCGTGGAATTCCGTCAGACAAACTCACCCTTTTCTAG
- the mce gene encoding methylmalonyl-CoA epimerase translates to MSNDVSGIEIPHEYVTCLDHVGIAVPDLDEAIEHYRSVYGWVCHHVEKNEEQGVAEAMIGPKNISEKEGMIQLLAPLSPDSTIGKFLDKKGPGIQQMCLRVNNLDALTEHIKAQGMRVLYPEAKIGTGGARINFVHPKDAGGVLLELTEPKK, encoded by the coding sequence ATGAGTAACGATGTTTCTGGGATCGAAATCCCCCACGAGTATGTAACTTGTCTCGACCACGTTGGCATCGCTGTGCCGGACCTCGACGAGGCTATCGAGCACTACCGCAGCGTCTACGGCTGGGTCTGCCACCATGTTGAGAAGAACGAAGAGCAGGGCGTCGCCGAGGCCATGATCGGCCCGAAGAACATCTCTGAAAAAGAAGGAATGATTCAGCTTCTCGCTCCGCTGTCCCCCGACTCCACCATCGGCAAGTTCCTGGATAAGAAGGGCCCCGGCATCCAGCAGATGTGCCTCCGTGTCAACAACCTTGATGCTCTTACCGAGCACATCAAGGCTCAGGGCATGCGCGTCCTCTACCCCGAGGCCAAGATCGGAACCGGTGGAGCACGCATCAACTTCGTTCACCCAAAGGATGCAGGTGGTGTTCTCCTCGAGCTCACCGAGCCGAAGAAGTAA
- a CDS encoding thiamine-binding protein, protein MMIAFSVAPVSEEMSEAVARAVKIVRDSGLPNETNAMFTLIEGEWDEVMDVVKRATDAVLEVSPRASLVIKADIRPGWNNRLTGKVEDMEKAMKELN, encoded by the coding sequence ATGATGATTGCTTTCTCAGTCGCGCCCGTTTCCGAGGAAATGTCCGAAGCGGTAGCGCGCGCCGTTAAAATTGTCCGAGATTCTGGCCTGCCCAATGAGACCAACGCCATGTTCACCCTCATTGAGGGGGAGTGGGACGAAGTTATGGACGTTGTGAAACGTGCCACAGATGCGGTGTTGGAGGTGAGTCCGCGGGCATCCCTCGTTATAAAGGCCGACATCCGTCCGGGGTGGAATAACCGTCTCACAGGCAAGGTTGAGGATATGGAAAAGGCAATGAAGGAGTTGAACTAA
- a CDS encoding tetratricopeptide repeat protein: protein MAGVFDLSSLKKDPQPSQGGGAHEVLVTAANVQQVLVSSQEKPVILQVGSSRSPESDEMRKNFNELHNDGFTYAYVDADATPEVAGALGVQAIPTVVAFIGGRPAGSFQGGQPRQVLEQLVSQIAPGEEKPSDPRIDNANALLESGNVAEAEAAFQKILKEEPGNKEAKSGLARTHLIHRVAEAQVDAATGLDAELIQADAEAAGGDLSAAFSRLLGQLMTNFGDDKETVKKRLIELFSAFEGSPEVDDARRKMASALF, encoded by the coding sequence GTGGCAGGAGTTTTTGACCTCAGCTCGCTGAAGAAGGACCCTCAGCCGTCGCAGGGAGGCGGTGCTCACGAGGTACTGGTTACCGCGGCTAACGTGCAGCAGGTGCTGGTCTCGTCCCAAGAAAAGCCGGTGATCCTCCAGGTGGGATCTAGTCGCTCGCCCGAATCGGACGAGATGCGGAAGAACTTCAACGAGCTGCACAACGACGGCTTCACCTACGCCTACGTCGACGCTGATGCGACCCCAGAGGTTGCCGGTGCCTTGGGCGTGCAGGCTATCCCCACCGTCGTTGCTTTCATCGGCGGACGCCCCGCCGGCTCCTTCCAGGGCGGACAACCGCGTCAGGTGCTAGAACAGCTTGTGTCGCAGATTGCGCCAGGAGAGGAGAAGCCCTCCGATCCGCGCATTGATAACGCCAACGCTCTCCTGGAATCAGGAAATGTGGCAGAGGCTGAGGCGGCTTTCCAAAAGATCCTCAAAGAGGAGCCTGGCAACAAGGAAGCCAAATCAGGTCTTGCGCGTACGCACCTCATCCACAGGGTTGCGGAGGCTCAAGTTGATGCGGCAACTGGCTTGGATGCTGAGCTCATTCAGGCGGATGCAGAGGCGGCTGGTGGCGATCTTTCGGCCGCGTTTTCCCGTCTTCTGGGGCAACTGATGACCAATTTCGGTGACGATAAAGAGACCGTGAAGAAGAGGCTCATTGAGCTATTCTCGGCCTTTGAGGGCTCGCCGGAAGTGGATGATGCTCGGAGGAAGATGGCTAGCGCGTTGTTTTAA
- a CDS encoding Rib/alpha-like domain-containing protein — MKSKKFSAKQRMLGLLTATSLALTGAVVAPATVLPHATAQNTANENTPVWDGVSYATTTLKLEGKDTPVATVQAGKDNVLKPTITKPLPEGYYITFNIGEGVDKNYHWTSTTENNVVTVTVPKGTDQGMVRHFEFTVRKKDHSVVGKIPVTVYVAQPDNPMSGRFEPAKVEKDVQPGKSVTFSVANKDFPEGTTFTAAQGNLEGWTSQLSKDGNWTVTAPADSVVGTKKPLAFVVKYPDGTSDTALATMTVAQPDNPIADRENPKYGDVSVLPGGSVKIALSTPLTNVREVRAPQVNKGWKVSPETSKDGTFTITVPETVKPNVYYEWHPVVVYTDGSHEAATVKVSIKQGETGNLAAEYDPSYGELIQNVKIGTSSPIKLTSKVPQGTKFSISGADKASKFNYRINENTGEITVNPDKTLAAGAWTQRTVTVRYSDHSVDQISVKLVAQTDLTKPVPPYDKDKPEQTYANNYAPAYPSEVQVTAGENKQVKLEGDTDLPEGTSFHAPKSSDPTKLDFAVEEKTGLIKIYPSASLGDSSSVTIPVTVHYPDNSTDEINVKVVVKKKQTTTTKPTEPTSKPTEPTSKPTEPTSKPTEPTSKPTEPTSKPTEPTSKPTEPTSKPTEPTSKPTEPTSKPTEPTSKPTEPTSKPTEPTSKPTEPTSEPKPVEKKDTDKFAPSYPAENNVTIGDNTTIDLAGDTKLPKGTTFTIGTPSHPENWNYSINPVTGLITVSPAVNLGEGSWATTTVVVTYPDKSTDIIKVKFVAKKKDEPTSKPTSEPMPDPRPAPTTSNNSSDKNGSSSSSENGELTPSAIAGIVIGILALLGLGAGGYNWAHSQGLI, encoded by the coding sequence ATGAAATCTAAGAAATTTTCAGCTAAACAGCGCATGCTTGGCCTACTCACGGCCACGTCCCTGGCGCTCACCGGTGCTGTGGTGGCTCCAGCAACGGTTCTACCTCACGCCACCGCACAAAATACAGCGAACGAAAACACCCCCGTGTGGGATGGTGTGAGCTACGCCACGACCACGCTGAAGTTGGAGGGGAAAGACACCCCCGTAGCCACCGTTCAGGCGGGCAAAGATAACGTGCTCAAGCCCACGATCACAAAGCCGCTCCCGGAAGGCTACTACATTACTTTCAATATCGGCGAGGGCGTGGATAAGAATTATCACTGGACCTCGACAACCGAAAACAACGTGGTAACGGTGACGGTTCCCAAGGGAACCGACCAAGGCATGGTGCGGCACTTTGAATTCACCGTCCGAAAGAAAGACCACAGCGTTGTGGGTAAGATTCCGGTGACCGTATACGTGGCCCAGCCGGATAACCCAATGAGTGGCCGCTTTGAACCCGCCAAGGTGGAAAAGGACGTTCAACCCGGTAAGTCGGTCACATTCAGTGTGGCGAATAAGGACTTCCCCGAGGGCACCACTTTCACTGCTGCGCAGGGCAATCTTGAGGGATGGACCTCTCAATTGTCCAAGGATGGCAACTGGACAGTCACTGCCCCCGCCGATTCCGTCGTGGGCACCAAGAAGCCCCTTGCTTTTGTTGTGAAATACCCCGACGGCACGTCGGACACCGCTCTTGCCACTATGACGGTCGCACAGCCCGATAATCCCATCGCGGACAGGGAGAACCCGAAGTACGGTGACGTATCGGTGCTCCCCGGTGGCAGCGTAAAAATTGCGCTGTCCACGCCTCTCACCAATGTACGCGAGGTTCGCGCCCCGCAGGTGAATAAAGGCTGGAAGGTATCCCCAGAAACGAGCAAGGACGGCACATTCACCATTACTGTGCCGGAAACAGTAAAGCCAAATGTGTACTACGAGTGGCATCCAGTCGTTGTCTACACCGACGGCTCTCACGAAGCCGCCACCGTGAAGGTCTCCATTAAGCAGGGCGAAACGGGAAATCTCGCTGCTGAGTACGATCCGTCCTACGGCGAGCTCATCCAGAACGTCAAGATCGGCACATCGTCACCTATCAAGCTGACGTCGAAGGTGCCGCAGGGGACAAAGTTCTCCATCAGTGGAGCCGACAAAGCGAGCAAGTTCAACTACCGCATCAACGAGAACACCGGTGAGATCACTGTCAATCCTGATAAGACCTTGGCCGCCGGCGCGTGGACCCAGCGCACTGTCACTGTCCGCTACAGCGATCACTCAGTGGACCAGATTTCGGTCAAGCTCGTTGCCCAGACTGATCTGACGAAGCCTGTTCCGCCGTACGATAAGGACAAGCCGGAGCAGACGTATGCCAACAATTACGCGCCTGCGTACCCGTCTGAGGTGCAGGTGACTGCCGGCGAAAATAAGCAGGTAAAGCTAGAGGGCGATACGGACCTCCCCGAGGGAACTTCTTTCCACGCCCCGAAGTCTTCTGATCCGACGAAGCTGGATTTCGCCGTTGAGGAGAAAACGGGCCTCATCAAGATCTACCCCTCGGCATCCCTCGGTGATAGCAGTAGCGTGACGATCCCCGTGACCGTTCACTACCCCGATAACTCGACGGACGAAATCAACGTCAAGGTCGTGGTTAAGAAGAAGCAAACAACCACAACCAAGCCGACCGAGCCCACCTCCAAGCCGACCGAGCCCACCTCCAAGCCGACCGAGCCCACCTCCAAGCCGACCGAGCCCACCTCCAAGCCGACCGAGCCCACCTCCAAGCCGACCGAGCCCACCTCCAAGCCGACCGAGCCCACCTCCAAGCCGACCGAGCCCACCTCCAAGCCGACCGAGCCCACCTCCAAGCCGACCGAGCCCACCTCCAAGCCGACCGAGCCCACTTCCAAGCCGACCGAGCCCACTTCCAAGCCGACCGAGCCCACGAGTGAACCGAAGCCTGTTGAGAAGAAGGATACAGATAAGTTTGCACCCTCCTACCCGGCGGAAAACAACGTCACCATCGGCGATAACACCACCATCGACCTTGCTGGTGACACTAAGCTTCCAAAGGGAACCACCTTTACAATCGGCACTCCCAGCCACCCCGAGAACTGGAATTACTCAATCAACCCGGTCACTGGACTCATCACTGTCTCCCCGGCAGTGAACCTCGGCGAAGGCTCCTGGGCAACCACCACAGTTGTGGTCACCTACCCCGACAAATCTACCGACATCATCAAGGTGAAGTTCGTAGCCAAGAAGAAGGACGAACCCACGTCAAAGCCGACCTCCGAACCGATGCCTGACCCCAGGCCCGCCCCAACGACGTCGAACAACTCGAGCGACAAAAATGGCTCGAGCTCCTCAAGCGAGAATGGGGAGCTGACTCCGAGTGCGATCGCAGGAATTGTGATCGGCATCCTTGCGCTTCTCGGACTTGGCGCAGGTGGTTACAACTGGGCCCACTCGCAGGGACTCATCTAG
- the glgB gene encoding 1,4-alpha-glucan branching protein GlgB, with amino-acid sequence MQSLAIPQADLDLLRRCQHYCPHDHYGFHTTDDGAVVRTRQVGAEGVFLLIDGDSVPMESLGDDIWAIHLDDGTPRDYRFSVKYPLVDAVEKADPYFFLPTLGDQDIYLISEGRHERLWEVLGSHVHTYRTELGEVTGTSFAVWAPAAKGVAVIGDFCSWNPSQYPMRAIGSSGVWEIFIPGITEGTVYKYAIHTETGERLDKADPMARLAEVPPATGSVVTSSSYEWKDDEWISSRADEFPTTERMSIYEVHLGSWKQGLSYQQLADELVDYVDGMGYTHVEFLPVSEHPFGGSWGYQVTGYYAPTSRFGSPDDFRALIDAFHARGIGVIMDWVPAHFPKDEWALARFDGSPLYEHPDWRRGEQKDWGTYVFNFGRNEVRNFLVANALYWIDQFHIDGLRVDAVASMLYLDYSREDGEWTPNQYGGRENLEAVQFLQEMNATVHKNHPGIVTIAEESTSWPGVTDFTSNGGLGFTFKWNMGWMHDTLEYFGHDPIHRSYHHNEVTFAMVYHYSERFVLPISHDEVVHGKGTLWQRMPGDAWNKAAGLRTLLAFMWGHPGKQLLFQGQDFGQVGEWNESDSLYWADMDGWEGEYHRGIQKLTHDLNSVYTDNAALYSLDFKPEGFRWIKADDADNNILAFVRTGDDGSKVLCVYNFGGYSQPNYTVGVPEPGVWKRILNTDEDVYEGAGNFLEFEAQSDERPWDGCDHSVCIHIPAMSAQFYALEQH; translated from the coding sequence ATGCAATCACTTGCAATCCCCCAAGCCGACCTCGATCTTCTGCGCCGGTGCCAGCACTATTGCCCCCACGATCATTACGGTTTTCACACCACCGACGATGGAGCCGTCGTTCGTACACGACAAGTAGGTGCTGAAGGCGTCTTCTTGCTTATCGACGGCGACAGCGTACCGATGGAATCGCTCGGCGATGACATCTGGGCCATTCACCTCGACGATGGCACACCGCGCGACTACCGCTTCAGCGTGAAGTACCCACTTGTCGATGCTGTAGAGAAAGCCGACCCATACTTCTTCCTGCCCACCCTCGGCGATCAGGATATTTACCTCATCAGTGAAGGTCGCCACGAGCGACTCTGGGAGGTCCTCGGTTCGCACGTTCACACCTACAGGACCGAGCTCGGTGAGGTCACAGGTACTTCATTCGCAGTATGGGCCCCGGCTGCCAAGGGTGTCGCCGTCATCGGCGATTTCTGCAGCTGGAACCCCTCGCAGTATCCAATGCGTGCGATCGGCAGCTCAGGGGTGTGGGAGATCTTTATCCCCGGTATCACTGAAGGCACGGTGTACAAGTACGCCATCCACACAGAAACCGGTGAGCGCCTGGACAAGGCAGATCCCATGGCTCGCCTCGCAGAGGTACCTCCGGCAACCGGCTCCGTGGTCACGTCCTCCTCGTACGAGTGGAAAGATGACGAGTGGATCTCCTCCCGCGCGGACGAGTTTCCTACTACCGAGCGGATGAGCATCTATGAGGTGCACTTGGGCAGCTGGAAGCAAGGCCTCAGCTACCAGCAGCTCGCCGATGAACTCGTCGATTACGTCGATGGCATGGGCTACACCCACGTCGAGTTCCTGCCTGTGTCCGAGCACCCCTTCGGCGGTTCGTGGGGCTACCAGGTCACCGGCTACTATGCTCCTACCTCCCGGTTTGGTTCTCCCGACGATTTCCGGGCGCTTATCGACGCTTTCCACGCCCGTGGTATCGGTGTCATCATGGACTGGGTGCCTGCCCACTTCCCCAAGGACGAGTGGGCACTCGCCCGCTTCGATGGCTCCCCGCTGTACGAGCACCCCGACTGGCGTCGGGGTGAGCAGAAGGATTGGGGCACTTACGTCTTTAACTTCGGCCGCAACGAGGTGCGCAACTTCCTCGTCGCCAATGCACTGTACTGGATTGACCAATTCCACATCGATGGCCTCCGAGTAGACGCCGTGGCCAGCATGCTGTACCTGGACTACTCCCGCGAGGACGGCGAGTGGACACCGAACCAGTACGGTGGCCGCGAGAACCTGGAAGCCGTCCAGTTCCTGCAGGAGATGAACGCCACGGTGCACAAGAACCACCCCGGCATCGTGACCATAGCAGAGGAATCAACAAGTTGGCCCGGCGTTACCGATTTCACCTCCAACGGTGGCCTTGGTTTCACTTTCAAGTGGAACATGGGCTGGATGCATGACACCCTGGAGTACTTCGGGCACGACCCCATCCATCGCTCCTACCACCACAATGAGGTCACCTTCGCTATGGTGTACCACTACAGTGAGCGCTTCGTGCTGCCGATTTCCCATGACGAGGTCGTCCATGGCAAGGGAACCCTGTGGCAGCGAATGCCCGGCGATGCGTGGAACAAGGCAGCTGGACTGCGCACGCTCCTCGCTTTCATGTGGGGACATCCTGGCAAGCAGCTGCTCTTCCAGGGGCAGGACTTCGGCCAGGTTGGCGAATGGAACGAATCCGATTCCCTGTACTGGGCAGACATGGATGGCTGGGAAGGCGAGTACCACCGTGGGATCCAAAAACTCACCCACGATCTCAACTCTGTCTACACTGACAATGCTGCGCTGTATTCCTTGGACTTCAAGCCCGAGGGATTCCGTTGGATCAAGGCCGATGATGCAGACAACAACATCCTTGCCTTCGTCCGCACCGGTGACGATGGCTCGAAGGTGCTGTGTGTGTACAACTTCGGCGGCTACTCTCAGCCCAATTACACCGTCGGTGTCCCTGAACCCGGCGTGTGGAAGCGCATCCTCAATACCGACGAGGACGTGTACGAGGGGGCCGGCAACTTCCTCGAGTTCGAGGCGCAGTCCGACGAGCGCCCGTGGGATGGTTGCGATCACTCCGTGTGCATCCATATCCCGGCGATGAGCGCCCAGTTCTACGCTTTAGAGCAGCACTAA
- a CDS encoding maltotransferase domain-containing protein, with translation MTGRIAIDDIRPVINCGSYPAKGAVGEVIPIFANVWREGHDAVGATCVITDPRGRETAISMVPREEEPDKFNALFVPDEMGMWSFRIEGWDHPFKTWRHAVEAKLDAGQSEAEMANDIEIGARLCKEAGHTEIVELLHSDAPLADKIHRAMAATQDSAPIRRFLTRTSEYRIFVERRKALVSSWYEIFPRSTGGVDENGHPIHGTFATTADELPRIKEMGFDTVYLPPIHPIGKINRKGKDNTLDAEPDDVGSPWAIGSDEGGHEAVHPALGTVEDFEALVKRAEELDMEIAIDLALQCAPDHPWAKEHPEFFTILPDNTIAFAENPPKKYQDIYPLNFDNARKTIYSKILDIVLLWIRRGVKTFRVDNPHTKPANFWHWLISEVHSEHPEVIFLAEAFTRPPRLYGLSKVGFSQSYNYFTWKTTKKELTQFATEISQMADISRANLFTNTPDILHASLQYGGRAMFAIRATLAATMSPVWGIYSGFELFEHEAVAPGSEEYKHSEKYELRPRDYSQDNLSGYIGLLNLIRRKNPALQQLRYIHFHDLTNDQMLAYSKVDPETGNTLLVVVNLDSHYAQSGMLTLDMDALGRTESDTFTVHDLVSGEEYDFSKVNYIRLEPYKNVAHIFELPPVAPERRAHLAWR, from the coding sequence ATGACTGGACGCATTGCCATTGATGACATCCGACCCGTTATTAACTGCGGGTCCTATCCAGCGAAAGGCGCTGTGGGCGAAGTGATCCCCATCTTCGCAAACGTGTGGAGGGAAGGTCACGATGCGGTAGGCGCAACCTGCGTCATCACCGATCCCCGGGGCCGGGAGACCGCCATCTCTATGGTTCCCCGCGAAGAAGAACCTGACAAGTTCAACGCCCTATTCGTTCCAGACGAGATGGGGATGTGGAGTTTCCGCATCGAGGGGTGGGATCACCCGTTCAAGACGTGGCGCCACGCGGTAGAAGCGAAGCTGGATGCCGGCCAGTCTGAGGCCGAGATGGCAAACGACATCGAGATTGGTGCACGCCTATGCAAGGAGGCAGGGCACACGGAGATCGTCGAACTCCTCCATTCAGATGCACCACTGGCGGACAAGATTCACAGGGCAATGGCCGCCACGCAGGATTCTGCCCCAATCCGCCGCTTCCTCACCCGAACCTCCGAATACCGGATTTTTGTGGAGCGCCGCAAGGCTCTGGTGAGCTCTTGGTACGAGATCTTCCCTCGTTCCACCGGCGGTGTGGACGAAAATGGTCACCCCATCCATGGCACCTTCGCCACAACTGCAGACGAGCTCCCGCGTATTAAAGAGATGGGCTTCGACACCGTCTACCTTCCCCCGATCCATCCCATCGGCAAGATAAATCGGAAGGGCAAGGACAACACCCTCGATGCGGAGCCCGATGACGTGGGTTCCCCGTGGGCAATTGGTTCCGACGAGGGTGGCCACGAGGCCGTTCACCCCGCACTCGGCACGGTTGAAGATTTCGAAGCGCTGGTCAAACGCGCCGAGGAGCTCGATATGGAGATAGCGATCGACCTCGCCCTCCAGTGCGCGCCCGACCACCCATGGGCGAAGGAACACCCAGAGTTCTTCACGATCCTCCCGGACAACACCATCGCTTTTGCGGAGAACCCGCCCAAGAAGTACCAGGACATTTACCCCCTCAACTTTGATAATGCCCGCAAGACGATCTACTCAAAGATCCTCGACATTGTCCTGCTGTGGATCCGCCGTGGTGTGAAGACCTTCCGTGTCGACAATCCACACACGAAGCCTGCCAACTTCTGGCACTGGCTCATCTCCGAGGTGCACTCGGAGCACCCTGAGGTCATCTTCCTCGCCGAAGCGTTCACCCGCCCGCCGCGTCTGTATGGCCTATCCAAGGTGGGTTTCAGCCAGAGCTACAACTACTTCACCTGGAAGACCACGAAGAAGGAGCTCACCCAGTTCGCCACGGAGATCTCCCAAATGGCGGACATCTCCCGCGCCAACCTGTTTACCAATACCCCGGATATTCTGCACGCGAGCTTGCAGTACGGCGGTCGCGCAATGTTCGCTATCCGCGCCACCCTCGCTGCCACAATGAGCCCCGTGTGGGGCATCTACTCCGGCTTCGAGCTTTTCGAGCACGAGGCCGTGGCACCCGGATCCGAGGAGTACAAGCACTCGGAGAAGTACGAACTCCGGCCACGCGATTACTCGCAGGACAACCTGTCTGGCTACATCGGATTGCTCAACCTCATCCGGCGGAAGAACCCGGCTCTCCAGCAGCTGCGATACATCCATTTCCATGATCTCACCAACGATCAAATGCTGGCCTACTCCAAGGTCGATCCAGAGACCGGCAACACCCTGCTCGTCGTGGTGAACCTCGATTCCCACTATGCGCAGTCCGGCATGCTCACGCTGGACATGGATGCATTGGGGCGCACCGAATCCGATACTTTTACGGTTCATGATCTCGTTTCCGGCGAGGAATACGACTTCTCCAAGGTGAACTACATCCGGCTGGAGCCGTATAAGAACGTAGCCCACATTTTTGAACTTCCACCTGTCGCCCCCGAGCGCCGCGCACACCTTGCGTGGAGATAG
- a CDS encoding ABC transporter ATP-binding protein has protein sequence MIDGANEYNPDLVIDFSDVTFARDGKTLLGPITWQVELDERWVVIGPNGAGKTTLMKLAGASEFPSSGQAFLMGEQIGKTDMRDLRAQIGISSTSVAQRIPPKEKVADLVISAGYAILGRWREEYEEMDYNQAIAILEQVGALHLRERTWGTLSEGEKKRVMIARALMINPELLLLDEPGAGLDLGGREDLVQFLADLAADPDAPAVVMVTHHVEEIPAGFTNALLLDEGSIVANGPIDEVMTDENLTACFHQPITIDKIDGRYFARRLRRGGTHRSPVQ, from the coding sequence GTGATTGATGGTGCAAACGAGTACAACCCGGACTTAGTCATTGATTTTTCTGATGTGACCTTCGCTCGCGACGGAAAGACCCTGCTTGGACCGATTACCTGGCAGGTCGAACTCGACGAGCGCTGGGTAGTCATCGGCCCCAACGGCGCGGGAAAAACCACGCTGATGAAGCTCGCCGGCGCATCCGAATTCCCGTCGTCCGGGCAGGCATTCCTCATGGGGGAGCAAATCGGCAAGACGGACATGCGGGATCTGCGCGCACAGATCGGCATCAGCTCCACATCCGTCGCGCAGCGCATCCCACCGAAGGAAAAGGTCGCTGACCTCGTCATCTCTGCGGGATATGCCATCCTCGGTCGCTGGCGTGAGGAATACGAGGAGATGGACTATAACCAGGCCATCGCCATCCTCGAGCAGGTCGGTGCTCTCCACCTGCGGGAGCGCACGTGGGGCACGCTCAGCGAGGGGGAAAAGAAGCGTGTCATGATCGCTCGCGCTCTGATGATCAACCCGGAGCTTTTGCTTCTCGACGAGCCGGGCGCGGGCTTGGATCTCGGTGGTCGGGAAGATCTCGTCCAGTTCTTGGCAGACCTTGCGGCTGATCCGGATGCTCCCGCCGTGGTAATGGTTACTCACCACGTAGAGGAAATCCCCGCCGGTTTCACAAACGCTTTGCTTCTCGACGAAGGGTCGATCGTGGCCAACGGCCCGATCGATGAGGTCATGACGGATGAGAATCTAACCGCCTGCTTCCACCAGCCGATTACCATCGACAAAATCGACGGCCGCTACTTTGCACGGCGCTTGCGCCGTGGCGGTACGCACCGCTCACCCGTGCAGTAA